The Devosia sp. A16 genome includes a window with the following:
- a CDS encoding ABC transporter substrate-binding protein — translation MTIKKLSRRDVLRGTVATGAGLLAAGSGLPVFAQDAAPKPDEALPVGGSGKLTVIHRTEYFEAAQTAFRDTVQAFADKKGVQLDISTTNPESFGDFMGKMTAAVKAGNPPDFAYTSNVSISQLHLLDLVEDMTDVVNEAVKLYGEIMPGLNAAKTAQIDGKWWAVPLIGTTTGYYARGDKLKEKGIDPASLKTIVDRREAALAISGPDFYGWGFTPNQSGDGFGFLISVVQAYGGSFTDETGQVVKFNTPETVQAFEFLRETYDRNGKYAAMLPPGIESWNDTGNNEAYLAGQIGFTQNAFSIYAQAKRDNNPVYPNTLLLRAPTAINGDSRDGGNVGGWMTVFKGAPNAALAKQLALDLLDPANFNKIASLGSVLFTPAYANLWTDELMSAEPNLKTIKEAVSVTDPFLGQSWPANPNAGVDAIRAQGVLEQSVGNVISGRMSPADAVKDAHQKMVDLFEEGGIMQP, via the coding sequence ATGACTATCAAGAAGTTGAGCCGTCGCGACGTCCTGAGGGGGACGGTTGCCACGGGCGCCGGACTGCTTGCCGCGGGGAGCGGTCTTCCGGTCTTCGCGCAGGACGCTGCGCCCAAGCCTGACGAGGCCCTGCCGGTCGGCGGCTCGGGAAAACTCACAGTCATTCATCGTACCGAGTATTTCGAAGCGGCGCAGACGGCGTTCCGCGACACCGTGCAGGCCTTTGCCGACAAGAAAGGCGTGCAGCTCGACATCTCGACCACCAACCCGGAGTCGTTCGGCGACTTCATGGGCAAGATGACGGCGGCGGTGAAGGCGGGCAACCCGCCGGATTTTGCCTATACCTCGAACGTCTCGATCTCGCAGCTGCACCTGCTCGACCTGGTCGAGGACATGACCGACGTGGTCAACGAGGCGGTCAAGCTCTACGGCGAGATCATGCCGGGACTCAACGCCGCCAAGACGGCACAGATCGACGGCAAGTGGTGGGCCGTGCCGCTGATCGGCACGACCACCGGCTACTATGCACGCGGCGACAAGCTCAAGGAAAAGGGCATCGATCCCGCTTCGCTCAAGACCATCGTCGATCGGCGTGAGGCGGCGCTGGCGATTTCCGGGCCCGACTTCTACGGCTGGGGCTTCACCCCGAACCAGTCCGGCGACGGCTTCGGCTTCCTGATCTCGGTGGTGCAGGCCTATGGCGGCTCGTTCACCGACGAAACCGGCCAGGTGGTGAAGTTCAACACCCCCGAAACCGTGCAGGCCTTCGAGTTCCTCCGCGAAACCTATGACCGCAACGGCAAGTATGCCGCCATGCTGCCGCCGGGAATCGAGAGCTGGAACGACACCGGTAACAACGAGGCGTACCTCGCCGGCCAGATCGGGTTCACGCAGAACGCCTTCTCGATCTACGCCCAGGCCAAGCGCGACAACAACCCGGTCTATCCCAACACCCTGCTGCTGCGCGCCCCGACGGCGATCAACGGCGACAGCCGCGATGGCGGCAATGTCGGCGGCTGGATGACCGTGTTCAAGGGCGCGCCGAACGCCGCGCTGGCCAAGCAGTTGGCGCTCGACCTGCTCGATCCGGCCAACTTCAACAAGATCGCCTCGCTCGGCAGCGTGCTGTTCACGCCGGCCTATGCGAACCTGTGGACCGACGAGCTGATGTCGGCCGAGCCGAACCTCAAGACCATCAAGGAGGCGGTCAGCGTCACCGATCCGTTCCTCGGCCAGTCGTGGCCGGCGAACCCCAATGCCGGCGTCGACGCCATCCGCGCCCAGGGCGTGCTGGAGCAATCGGTCGGCAACGTCATCTCGGGCCGCATGTCGCCCGCCGATGCGGTCAAGGACGCGCACCAGAAGATGGTGGATCTGTTCGAAGAAGGCGGGATCATGCAGCCCTGA
- a CDS encoding DUF11 domain-containing protein, producing MASFCGLRTTRSQVVGTFVATVIASTALLTSFAQAGEAIFAPGEPVVTGFSGVVPPATPPGSGEPLDYTFIDPAGHSMVIQQLQPDGPPTGQLIPAEPVFSATAADVGQTFGVALDDAPAFSGAAAPNIYLAASSAFGLNIVMPDADGNPVRSKRGAPGATFMPGQWGSAGGAEGYPGSIWKVDGSTGEISLFTTIAANSGAGLGNLVYDPASAQFFVSDLDTGLIYRLAADGTIIDTFDHGVSGRPTHDLEAIADDGSAMSVTDPAFDSEDPATWGFTQPERRVFGLAVNGGRLYYAVAAQVWSVRINADGSFGTARWELDVADLPTGNEIASIVFDPQGRMILAQRGPHAGSYDYSVFATPLTSSVVRYEREFPDDPTTPGTWVETPHSYAIGMAPQGSNASGGIALGPDLDEETGALSGACSAYLWSTGDALRDNLNVDAPLDPPTQVHGLQGNALALVRPQNDPPTLSFFADYDGNTDDDQATAQGHVGAVAIWQVCEGAPETYVPPPAFPPPHYVPPSHEPEASEPDVPGEPEYGNLTLEKWAKPFFCVDSGADWWCNFTIRVENTGTVPYWGPVVVNDHLPANNPGAGMSFWPQPPWACSPTGPTAYQCVTGPVLLYPGDGVVLHEVVKLPKALVNYCHLANAAELDWFWGHDDDPSDDFNIGVAGIKAPGCFAVPGSDLLLQKTAAPSCADAGATWNCSYLVTVQNVGPGNYSGPITVTDTLGLNAPATTLGPWACGQAGPVLTCNITAPPINAPPGWTSGFLVTSHVPKGIVPALCGLDNKASISAPAGGSPSNLVAGNDFDAVTAPIPDPACAGPGLNTDLKMQKAPLGCSPYFYGVNGYLCKWQMTISNVGTDPYLGPLSFVDSSAGVTANELTFLYPFCTGTAVTTCTPPGAVAINPGSPIVIPFHTFIPDGPSVCSVTNNLSFLAPNPGSPPNPSGNDSDTVGQALPNPACVAPGAPKLNVQKTATGCASDPSSEDWLCDFDITVFNYGGGPQPGPIQVKDFNDKPTTFAGAACIPSGIDQWLCTRPAALPALSNWTFQATSRVNPNSVTLADCNVINTVLITNPAAGGDPGYLAQATQKVPQLFINLGPGPVAVYCDPPSLKLTKAAVKTVKAGDGYDATFTVRATSTGPDPYIGTVEVDELLPDGTSFVSSSNWTCVPTTDNDMHCSSTFKTIPVGKFTEMTITIHIPTDVAVAAQCNVVNTVNASISAAVLHSDEGVQYTASAAAQLPASVCRPGAEPEPEQCPTKQMKPDGSCCEAGTQWNGKQCAKPRPTAPKCPADSHLNDAGKCVCDAGTRGDPGECEPIQSTPSCDFRDSRLVNGECVCKPGTHGNPGKCRPDVVEEPVCPDDSRLRRGECVCLPGTIGKPGRCRPEVIEPICPDDSRLRRGECVCLPGTVGKPGNCRPEVIEPICPDDSRLRRGECVCLPGTVGKPGNCRPDVIEPICPDDSRLRRGQCVCLPGTSGEPGQCRPDVVEEQPQACPEDSRLRRGQCVCIPPTTGKPGACKAPVLELQPLRPRLEVPTIN from the coding sequence ATGGCGTCGTTTTGCGGTCTGCGGACCACCCGGAGTCAAGTCGTCGGCACATTCGTCGCGACTGTCATTGCTTCCACAGCATTGCTGACATCGTTCGCCCAGGCGGGCGAGGCAATCTTCGCGCCCGGCGAGCCTGTCGTCACCGGTTTTTCCGGCGTTGTCCCGCCGGCGACGCCTCCCGGCAGCGGCGAGCCACTCGACTACACTTTCATCGACCCGGCCGGCCACTCGATGGTGATCCAGCAACTGCAGCCGGATGGACCGCCGACCGGTCAGCTGATCCCCGCCGAGCCGGTGTTCTCGGCGACGGCCGCCGATGTCGGACAGACCTTCGGGGTGGCGCTCGACGATGCGCCCGCGTTCAGCGGCGCCGCGGCGCCCAACATCTATCTCGCGGCCAGCTCGGCGTTCGGCCTCAACATCGTGATGCCGGATGCCGACGGCAATCCGGTCCGCAGCAAGCGCGGTGCGCCCGGAGCGACGTTCATGCCCGGCCAATGGGGCAGCGCCGGCGGTGCTGAGGGTTATCCCGGCAGCATCTGGAAGGTCGACGGCAGCACTGGCGAGATCTCGCTGTTCACCACCATCGCGGCCAATAGCGGGGCCGGGCTCGGCAACCTGGTGTACGATCCGGCCAGCGCGCAGTTCTTTGTTTCCGACCTCGATACCGGGCTGATCTACCGGCTGGCGGCGGACGGCACCATCATCGATACGTTTGACCACGGCGTCAGCGGCCGGCCGACGCACGACCTCGAGGCCATCGCCGACGACGGCAGCGCCATGTCGGTCACCGATCCCGCCTTCGACAGCGAAGATCCGGCGACCTGGGGTTTCACCCAGCCGGAGCGCCGAGTGTTCGGTCTCGCTGTCAATGGCGGGCGCCTCTACTACGCCGTCGCCGCGCAGGTCTGGTCGGTGCGCATCAATGCGGATGGCAGCTTCGGCACAGCGCGCTGGGAACTGGATGTCGCCGACCTGCCCACCGGCAACGAGATCGCCAGTATCGTCTTCGACCCACAGGGTCGGATGATCCTGGCGCAGCGCGGCCCCCACGCCGGCAGCTACGATTATTCGGTGTTCGCCACCCCGTTGACCTCATCGGTGGTGCGTTACGAGCGCGAGTTCCCGGACGACCCGACGACGCCAGGCACCTGGGTGGAGACGCCCCACAGCTACGCCATCGGCATGGCGCCGCAGGGCAGCAACGCCTCCGGCGGCATTGCGCTCGGTCCGGATCTTGACGAGGAAACGGGGGCACTGAGCGGCGCCTGCAGCGCGTATCTGTGGTCGACCGGCGATGCGCTGCGCGATAACCTGAACGTCGATGCGCCGCTCGATCCGCCGACCCAGGTGCATGGACTGCAGGGCAATGCCCTGGCGCTGGTGCGGCCGCAGAACGACCCGCCGACGCTGTCTTTCTTTGCCGATTACGACGGCAATACCGATGATGACCAGGCCACCGCGCAGGGACATGTCGGCGCTGTCGCCATCTGGCAGGTCTGCGAGGGCGCACCCGAGACCTATGTTCCGCCGCCAGCCTTCCCGCCGCCTCATTACGTGCCGCCGAGCCATGAGCCGGAGGCGAGCGAGCCCGATGTGCCCGGTGAACCCGAGTACGGCAACCTGACGCTGGAGAAATGGGCCAAGCCGTTCTTCTGTGTCGACAGCGGCGCCGATTGGTGGTGCAACTTCACCATCCGGGTCGAGAACACCGGTACGGTGCCCTATTGGGGTCCGGTGGTGGTCAACGACCACCTGCCGGCCAACAATCCGGGCGCCGGCATGAGCTTCTGGCCGCAGCCGCCATGGGCGTGCAGCCCGACCGGACCGACGGCCTATCAGTGCGTTACCGGCCCGGTGCTGCTCTATCCCGGCGACGGCGTGGTGCTGCATGAGGTGGTGAAGCTGCCCAAGGCGCTGGTGAACTACTGCCACCTCGCCAATGCGGCCGAGCTCGACTGGTTCTGGGGCCATGACGACGATCCGAGCGACGATTTCAACATCGGCGTGGCGGGCATCAAGGCGCCCGGCTGCTTTGCCGTGCCCGGCAGTGACCTGCTGCTCCAAAAGACCGCGGCGCCAAGTTGCGCCGATGCCGGCGCGACCTGGAACTGCTCGTATCTGGTGACGGTGCAGAATGTCGGGCCGGGCAACTACTCGGGGCCGATCACGGTCACCGACACGCTCGGCCTCAACGCTCCGGCGACGACGCTCGGGCCGTGGGCCTGCGGGCAGGCCGGCCCGGTGCTGACCTGCAACATCACCGCGCCACCGATCAACGCGCCGCCCGGCTGGACCTCGGGGTTCCTCGTGACCTCGCATGTGCCGAAGGGCATCGTGCCGGCGCTCTGCGGCCTCGACAACAAGGCCAGTATCAGCGCGCCCGCCGGAGGTTCGCCGAGCAACCTCGTCGCCGGCAACGACTTCGACGCGGTCACCGCACCGATCCCCGATCCGGCCTGTGCCGGGCCGGGGCTCAATACCGACCTCAAGATGCAGAAGGCGCCGCTCGGCTGTTCGCCTTACTTCTATGGGGTCAACGGCTACCTCTGCAAATGGCAGATGACGATCAGCAATGTCGGCACCGACCCGTATCTCGGGCCCCTGTCGTTCGTCGACAGCTCGGCCGGCGTGACGGCCAATGAGTTGACCTTCCTCTACCCGTTCTGCACCGGCACGGCGGTGACGACCTGCACACCGCCGGGAGCGGTGGCGATCAATCCCGGGTCGCCGATCGTCATCCCGTTCCACACCTTCATTCCGGACGGGCCGAGCGTCTGCTCGGTGACCAACAATCTGTCGTTCCTCGCGCCGAACCCGGGCTCACCGCCCAATCCCAGTGGCAACGACTCCGATACGGTCGGCCAGGCGCTCCCCAACCCGGCGTGCGTCGCGCCGGGGGCGCCCAAGCTCAACGTCCAGAAGACCGCGACCGGCTGTGCGTCGGATCCATCCAGCGAGGACTGGCTCTGCGACTTCGATATCACCGTGTTCAACTATGGGGGTGGCCCGCAGCCGGGGCCGATCCAGGTCAAGGATTTCAACGACAAGCCGACTACCTTTGCGGGCGCGGCGTGCATCCCTTCAGGGATCGATCAGTGGCTCTGCACCCGTCCGGCGGCGTTGCCGGCGCTGTCGAACTGGACCTTCCAGGCGACCTCGCGCGTCAACCCCAACAGCGTGACGCTGGCCGACTGCAACGTGATCAACACCGTGCTGATCACCAATCCGGCCGCCGGGGGCGACCCGGGCTACCTCGCCCAAGCCACCCAGAAGGTGCCGCAGCTGTTCATCAATCTCGGGCCCGGCCCGGTCGCGGTGTATTGCGATCCACCGAGCCTCAAGTTGACCAAGGCCGCGGTGAAGACCGTCAAGGCAGGTGACGGCTACGACGCGACGTTCACCGTCAGGGCGACGTCGACCGGACCCGACCCCTATATCGGCACGGTCGAGGTCGACGAATTGCTGCCGGATGGGACGAGCTTCGTCTCCTCCAGCAACTGGACGTGCGTGCCCACCACCGACAACGACATGCACTGCTCGTCGACGTTCAAGACCATCCCGGTGGGCAAATTCACCGAGATGACGATCACCATCCACATCCCAACCGATGTGGCGGTGGCGGCTCAGTGCAACGTCGTCAACACGGTGAACGCGTCGATCTCGGCGGCGGTGCTGCACAGCGACGAGGGGGTGCAATACACCGCCTCGGCCGCCGCGCAACTGCCGGCCAGCGTCTGCCGACCCGGGGCGGAGCCCGAACCCGAGCAGTGCCCGACCAAGCAGATGAAGCCCGATGGCAGCTGCTGCGAAGCCGGCACGCAATGGAACGGCAAGCAATGCGCCAAGCCGCGGCCGACGGCCCCGAAGTGCCCGGCGGACAGCCACCTGAACGATGCCGGCAAATGTGTGTGCGACGCGGGGACCCGCGGCGATCCAGGCGAGTGCGAGCCGATCCAGTCGACGCCGAGCTGCGACTTCCGCGACAGCCGGCTGGTCAATGGCGAGTGCGTCTGCAAGCCCGGCACGCACGGCAACCCCGGCAAATGCCGCCCGGATGTGGTGGAGGAACCGGTCTGCCCCGATGACAGCCGGTTGCGCCGCGGTGAATGCGTCTGCCTGCCGGGGACGATCGGCAAGCCGGGCAGATGCCGGCCCGAAGTGATCGAGCCGATCTGCCCCGACGACAGCCGCCTGCGGCGCGGTGAGTGCGTCTGCCTGCCGGGGACGGTCGGCAAGCCGGGCAATTGCCGGCCGGAGGTGATCGAGCCGATCTGCCCCGACGACAGCCGCCTGCGGCGGGGCGAATGCGTCTGCCTGCCGGGGACGGTCGGCAAGCCCGGCAATTGTCGGCCCGACGTGATCGAGCCGATCTGTCCGGACGATAGCCGCCTGCGCCGCGGTCAGTGCGTCTGCCTGCCCGGCACCAGCGGCGAGCCTGGCCAGTGCCGGCCGGATGTGGTCGAGGAACAGCCCCAGGCCTGCCCTGAGGACAGCCGGCTGCGCCGCGGTCAATGCGTATGCATCCCGCCGACCACCGGCAAGCCGGGAGCGTGCAAGGCACCGGTGCTCGAGTTGCAGCCACTGCGGCCACGGCTCGAGGTTCCGACCATCAACTGA
- a CDS encoding S1C family serine protease produces MDIDPTLRSVVAVRSTIPDDAFTAAALGTVREGSGVVIRESGLVLTIGYLITEAEEVWITTHDGRVVAAHALAYDQETGFGLVQALGALDLPALELGSSADARLGDAVIFADGTGRSIRATIVAKQEFAGYWEYLLDEAIFTAPAHPSWGGAALIGADGRLLGVGSLRLQMLRAGETADINMVVPIDLLRPILDDLLTRGEPNRPPRPWLGVFSAESDGEVVVMSVADGGPAAKAGLRQGDVISDVRDGEVESLADFYRKVWSSGPAGAEFPMRVVRDGRDTWVRIKSADRNSFLRKPHLQ; encoded by the coding sequence ATGGATATCGATCCGACCTTGCGGTCAGTCGTGGCCGTCCGATCAACAATTCCCGACGATGCCTTCACCGCTGCGGCGCTGGGCACGGTGCGCGAGGGCAGCGGCGTCGTCATCCGCGAAAGCGGTTTGGTACTCACCATCGGCTACCTGATTACCGAGGCCGAAGAGGTGTGGATAACTACCCACGATGGTCGCGTGGTCGCGGCTCATGCGCTCGCCTATGACCAGGAGACGGGCTTCGGCCTGGTGCAGGCGCTCGGCGCCCTCGATCTGCCGGCGCTGGAGCTCGGCAGCTCCGCCGATGCCCGGCTCGGCGATGCGGTGATCTTCGCCGACGGCACCGGCCGCTCGATCCGCGCCACCATCGTCGCCAAGCAGGAATTCGCCGGCTATTGGGAGTATCTGCTGGACGAGGCGATCTTCACTGCGCCGGCGCACCCGTCCTGGGGCGGCGCCGCACTGATCGGCGCCGATGGCCGGCTGCTCGGCGTCGGCTCGCTCCGCCTGCAGATGCTGCGTGCCGGCGAAACCGCCGACATCAACATGGTCGTCCCCATCGACCTGCTGCGTCCCATTCTCGACGATCTGCTCACCCGCGGCGAGCCCAACCGTCCGCCACGGCCATGGCTCGGGGTGTTCTCCGCCGAGAGTGACGGCGAGGTGGTGGTGATGAGCGTCGCCGATGGCGGTCCGGCAGCCAAGGCCGGCCTGCGCCAGGGCGACGTGATCTCCGATGTGCGTGACGGCGAGGTCGAGAGTCTCGCCGATTTCTATCGCAAGGTGTGGAGCAGCGGCCCGGCTGGCGCCGAGTTCCCGATGCGCGTCGTCCGCGACGGACGCGACACCTGGGTGCGCATCAAATCGGCGGACCGCAACAGCTTCCTGCGCAAGCCGCACCTGCAGTGA
- a CDS encoding TetR/AcrR family transcriptional regulator, with product MSIHSLTMKQMRTNLSDADTRRQAIVEAALVAFADAGFQATPVTAVAAGAGISQAYVFKLFPTKEELFVAAVERCFSRIEAVLEASAQTVADGTPDEILYAMGDGYAGLIADRKMLMIQVHAQSASDVPAIREVLRAGLRRIVSYVKQRSGASDEAVQRFIAFGQLCHLITTADIYDLGDDWARLLARNIRHMPAL from the coding sequence GTGAGTATTCACTCACTCACCATGAAGCAGATGCGCACCAACCTGTCCGACGCGGACACCCGCAGACAAGCCATTGTCGAGGCCGCGCTGGTGGCGTTTGCCGATGCCGGGTTTCAGGCGACACCGGTCACTGCGGTGGCGGCGGGGGCGGGGATCAGCCAGGCCTATGTGTTCAAGCTGTTCCCGACCAAGGAAGAGCTGTTTGTCGCTGCGGTCGAGCGCTGTTTCAGCCGTATCGAGGCGGTGCTCGAAGCGAGCGCGCAGACGGTGGCCGACGGCACGCCGGACGAGATCCTCTACGCCATGGGCGACGGCTATGCCGGGCTCATCGCCGACCGCAAGATGCTGATGATCCAGGTGCACGCGCAAAGCGCCTCGGATGTTCCGGCGATCCGCGAAGTGCTGCGGGCCGGGCTCAGGCGGATCGTCAGCTATGTCAAGCAGCGCTCGGGCGCCAGCGACGAGGCGGTACAGCGCTTCATCGCCTTCGGCCAGCTCTGCCACCTGATTACCACTGCCGACATCTATGACCTCGGCGATGACTGGGCCCGGCTCCTGGCCCGCAATATCCGACACATGCCGGCTCTCTGA
- a CDS encoding DHA2 family efflux MFS transporter permease subunit, protein MTTQVAAAANAAPTGRSGNRWLALTFLALAQFLVVLDASIVNIALPSLGAGLGLDHNLLTWVITAYVLPFGGLLMLGGRLADRYGHRTVFLAGVFGFIAASLAAGFSVNGAMLLAARAIQGGSAALLAPAALALLMQLFPADDGRAKALGIWGAVAGLGSVAGVLLGGVLTASIGWSAIFFINVPVGLLVLVAIPALLRRDVITRRARLDLPGAVTITLGMVALVAAFSMVLEVGFLSPMTLGLGAGGVALLALFTVIERRAADPLVSFSIFANRSVTLGNLAVLLIGGAVVGLFFVLSLHMQNVLGYDAMLTGITQVPLALAMIVAAGALPPVMARLGSARTLAVSLVILAAGLVWLALAPVGADFVLHLLGPTFVIGAALGGAFIAGTELAVQGVGEAESGLASGLVNTSQQIGGALGLAVLFTLATTLTNSFGAGGADEITALAGGYSAAYVGAAGLALLGALIAALAARK, encoded by the coding sequence ATGACTACTCAAGTCGCAGCCGCCGCAAATGCGGCACCCACTGGCCGCAGCGGCAACCGCTGGCTGGCTCTGACCTTCCTGGCGCTGGCGCAGTTCCTCGTGGTGCTCGACGCCTCGATCGTCAACATCGCCCTGCCCAGCCTCGGCGCCGGGCTGGGGCTCGACCACAACCTGCTCACCTGGGTGATCACCGCCTATGTGCTGCCGTTCGGCGGGCTGTTGATGCTGGGCGGGCGGCTCGCCGACCGCTACGGACACCGGACGGTATTTCTCGCCGGAGTATTCGGCTTCATCGCAGCCTCGCTCGCCGCCGGATTCTCGGTGAACGGAGCGATGCTGCTCGCTGCCCGCGCCATCCAGGGCGGCTCGGCGGCCCTGCTGGCGCCGGCGGCGCTGGCTCTGCTGATGCAGTTGTTCCCGGCGGACGATGGCCGGGCCAAGGCGCTCGGCATCTGGGGCGCCGTCGCCGGCCTCGGCAGCGTTGCCGGCGTGCTGCTCGGCGGGGTGCTCACCGCCAGCATCGGCTGGTCGGCGATCTTCTTCATCAACGTACCGGTCGGGCTGCTCGTCCTTGTCGCGATCCCGGCGCTGCTGCGCCGCGACGTGATAACCCGCCGGGCGCGGCTCGACCTGCCTGGCGCGGTTACCATCACGCTGGGGATGGTGGCCCTGGTGGCGGCCTTCTCGATGGTGCTCGAAGTCGGCTTCTTGTCGCCGATGACGCTGGGCCTGGGCGCTGGCGGTGTGGCGCTGCTCGCCTTGTTCACCGTGATCGAGCGCCGTGCGGCCGACCCCCTGGTATCGTTTTCGATCTTCGCCAACCGCTCGGTGACGCTGGGCAACCTCGCGGTGCTGCTGATCGGTGGCGCGGTGGTGGGGCTGTTCTTCGTCCTCTCGCTGCACATGCAGAACGTCCTCGGCTACGACGCCATGCTGACCGGGATCACCCAGGTGCCGCTGGCGCTGGCGATGATCGTTGCCGCCGGGGCGCTGCCGCCGGTGATGGCGAGGCTCGGTTCGGCACGGACGCTGGCCGTCTCGCTGGTCATTCTGGCCGCCGGCCTCGTCTGGCTGGCGCTGGCCCCGGTCGGGGCGGATTTCGTGCTGCACCTGCTCGGACCGACCTTCGTGATCGGCGCGGCGCTCGGCGGCGCCTTCATCGCCGGGACCGAGCTCGCGGTGCAGGGCGTCGGCGAGGCGGAAAGCGGGCTGGCCAGTGGGCTGGTGAACACCAGCCAGCAGATCGGCGGCGCGCTCGGCCTCGCCGTGCTGTTCACGCTGGCGACGACACTCACCAACAGCTTCGGCGCGGGTGGCGCAGACGAAATCACCGCGCTCGCGGGCGGCTATTCGGCCGCCTATGTCGGCGCCGCCGGGCTGGCACTGCTCGGCGCGCTGATCGCCGCGCTCGCCGCCCGCAAGTGA
- a CDS encoding ABC transporter permease: MDKRISLDMPVSGTAAARPRFRLKNILGRDWRIAYLFVLPMVVLMAGLIFWPFISAILMSMTTFNFNTGETVQVGLRNYQRLYTNSDYLLSLSNTINFTFWSLSIKFVTGMTIAMILHSKLPWRNLMSAIMLLPWIVPEIVTALAWKSIYDPLFGGLNPILQGAGIIDRPLGWLSDSNLALGSVIAVNVWKGIPFFTLLLLAGLKAIDTELYESAEVDGANAVQRFRYITLPGMRYVILVVLLLSFISTFNQFGLIFLMTGGGPSGATRLYSILAYEKAIGSLQYGPGSAIALSVAPLMAFLIYLLSKYMRHDERAAGVQKKGLGIGKFFGGLFSFVLDIVFWPFDMLNRGIEVLGRALRKRMTGSSEKPVFKPQGRERMGIGIRILILLPIMAFVLFPFYWVLITSFKTTTQISQRQSIFWPNPPTLNQYQELIFGSPFLHWLGNSILIAALSTIISVAIAALAAYALTRLKFLGAGLLTTAILITYLLPGTLIFIPLYQTLSDLGLINSYGALLTTYPTFLVPFATWVLIGYFRSIPVELEEAAMIDGASRLYAFVRITLPLAAPALLSVALFAFTNAWNEFLFAFVFITSESLRTLPIGLQSMVVGDILPWGELMAASLLTAIPVAVLYMYAQRFLVGGLTVGAVKG; encoded by the coding sequence ATGGACAAGCGCATCTCTCTCGACATGCCCGTCAGCGGCACAGCAGCCGCGCGTCCGCGGTTCAGGCTCAAGAACATCCTCGGCCGGGACTGGCGCATCGCCTACCTGTTCGTGCTGCCGATGGTGGTGCTGATGGCCGGGCTGATCTTCTGGCCGTTCATCAGCGCCATCCTGATGTCGATGACGACATTCAACTTCAACACCGGCGAAACGGTGCAGGTGGGCCTGAGGAACTACCAGCGGCTCTACACCAATTCGGACTACCTGCTGAGCCTTTCGAACACGATCAACTTCACCTTCTGGTCGCTCAGCATCAAATTCGTCACCGGCATGACCATCGCCATGATCCTCCACTCCAAGTTGCCATGGCGCAACCTGATGTCGGCGATCATGCTGCTGCCCTGGATCGTGCCCGAGATCGTCACGGCGCTGGCCTGGAAGTCGATCTATGACCCGCTGTTCGGCGGCCTCAATCCGATCCTGCAGGGCGCCGGCATCATCGACCGTCCGCTCGGCTGGTTGTCGGATTCCAACCTCGCGCTGGGCAGCGTGATTGCGGTGAACGTCTGGAAGGGTATCCCGTTCTTCACCCTGCTGCTGCTCGCGGGCCTCAAGGCGATCGACACCGAACTCTATGAATCGGCGGAGGTCGATGGCGCCAATGCCGTGCAGCGCTTCCGCTACATCACCCTTCCGGGCATGCGCTACGTGATCCTCGTGGTGCTGCTCCTGAGCTTCATCTCCACCTTCAACCAGTTCGGGCTGATCTTCCTGATGACCGGCGGCGGGCCGAGCGGCGCCACCCGGCTCTACTCGATCCTCGCCTACGAAAAGGCCATCGGCTCGCTGCAATACGGTCCGGGCAGCGCCATCGCGCTTTCCGTCGCGCCGTTGATGGCGTTCCTGATCTATCTGCTCTCCAAGTACATGCGGCACGACGAGCGCGCCGCTGGCGTGCAGAAGAAGGGGCTCGGCATCGGCAAGTTCTTCGGCGGGCTGTTCAGTTTCGTGCTCGACATCGTCTTCTGGCCGTTCGACATGCTGAACCGCGGCATCGAGGTGCTGGGCCGGGCGCTGCGCAAGCGGATGACCGGTTCGAGCGAGAAGCCGGTGTTCAAGCCGCAGGGGCGCGAGCGGATGGGAATCGGCATCCGCATCCTGATCCTGCTGCCGATCATGGCGTTCGTCTTGTTCCCGTTCTACTGGGTGCTGATCACCTCGTTCAAAACCACGACGCAGATCAGCCAGCGCCAGTCGATCTTCTGGCCGAACCCGCCGACGCTGAACCAGTACCAGGAGCTGATCTTCGGCTCGCCGTTCCTGCACTGGCTGGGCAACTCGATCCTGATCGCAGCCTTGAGCACCATCATCTCGGTGGCAATCGCGGCGCTCGCCGCCTATGCGCTGACCCGGCTCAAGTTCCTCGGCGCGGGGCTGCTGACCACGGCCATCCTCATCACCTACCTGCTGCCGGGAACGCTGATCTTCATCCCGCTCTATCAGACGCTGAGCGACCTGGGGTTGATCAACAGCTATGGCGCACTGCTCACCACCTATCCGACCTTCCTCGTCCCCTTCGCCACCTGGGTGCTGATCGGCTATTTCCGCTCGATCCCGGTGGAGCTCGAGGAAGCGGCGATGATCGACGGGGCGAGCCGGCTCTACGCCTTCGTGCGCATCACGCTGCCGCTGGCGGCGCCCGCGCTGCTCTCGGTGGCGCTGTTCGCCTTCACCAACGCGTGGAACGAGTTCCTGTTCGCCTTCGTGTTCATCACTTCGGAATCGCTGCGGACGCTGCCGATCGGGCTGCAATCGATGGTGGTGGGCGACATCCTGCCCTGGGGCGAGTTGATGGCGGCCTCGCTGCTGACGGCGATCCCGGTGGCGGTGCTCTACATGTACGCCCAGCGCTTCCTGGTGGGCGGGCTGACGGTGGGGGCGGTGAAGGGATAG